CGGCGAGGACCAGCGCCTCCTCGACCGTGCCCGCGCGCTGGGCGTCGCCGAGCACGTCGTCTTCGCGGGCGAGCAGACCACCCCGGCCCCGTACGTCGAGGCCGCCGACGTCTGCGTCACGCCGTCCACGATCGAGGCCTTCGGCCGCACCACGGCCGAGTACATGGCCCTCGGCAAGCCGGTCGTCGCCACACGCGAGGGCGGCAGCGCCGAACTCGTCGAGCCCGGCGTCACGGGCGCGCTCGTCGCCGCAGCCGACACCTCGGCACTCGCGGACACCCTCGCGGCGTACGCGGCGGACCCCGGCTCGGTCGGGAGGCACGGTGCGGCCGCGCCGGACCGGCTCGCGTCCGTCACGGGCGCCGGCCACGACAACGCCGCCGCGATCGCGCGCTTCACCGCGCTCGTCGGCACCGAGGGCTACCGCCTCCCCCAGGCGGCCCGCTACTGGTTCGAGCTGCCGGGCGCGTACGCCTCGCTCGGTGCGACGAGCGCACGAGCCGCCGTGGGCCTCCTGACCGCCCGGGTGCGGAGCCGTTCCGGCGCCGTCGGGCGGCTGCTGGCCCGACCCGGCGCCCTCGTCCGTAAGGTGACCCGCCGATGAGCGCCGACCGACGCGCGGTCACGATCGTCGTGCCCGTCTACGACGACCTGCCGGGCCTGGAACGCTGCATCGGAGCACTCCTCGAGACCGTCGACTTCGCCCGCGACCGCGTGCTGCTCGCCAACGACGTCGGACCGAACGTCGACACCGTCGAGGCACGGATCCTCGAGCTCGTCGGCGACCACGACGGCTTCGAGTACGTCCGGAACGCGGAGAACCTCGGCTTCGTCGGGAACTGCAACCGTGCCGTCCTCGAGCTCGACCACACCGGCAACGACGTGCTGCTGCTGAACAGCGACACCGTCCCGATGCCGGGCTTCCTCGACGAGATGACCGCGGTCCTCGGCTCCGAGGACACGATCGGAGTGGTCTGCGCCCGCAGTGACAACGCGACGATCGCCTCGTACCCGTTCGCGCGGCGCAACCCGCGCGCCACGGTCGCACCGCGACGGACCCGCGAGCTGCACGGACGGACGAAGTACCTGCTCCCCCGGTACACCGTCTCCCCCGTGGCGATGGGGTTCTGCTTCCTCATCCGCCGCGAGATGGTCGACCGCTTCGGGCTGTTCGACGAGGTCTTCTCCCCCGGCTACGGCGAGGAGAACGACTTCTGCCTGCGCATCAACGAGCACGGCTTCACCGCGGTCCTCGCTAACCGCGCACTCGTCCTGCACACCGGCTCGACGAGCTTCAGCGGTGACCGCGGCCCGTCGCTCCGGCTCGCGCACGAGCGCATCCTGCTCGAGCGCTACCCGTTCTACGGCGGCGCGCTCGCGCTCTTCCTCGCCCGCTACCGGGACGCAGTCGACGTCTTCGCCGACGCCTTCCTGCCCGACGACGACGTCGTCCGCGTGGCACTGCACCTGCCGGCGGAGGTGACCGACGAGGTCGTCGCGCGCGTCCGCAGCACCCTCGCCGCCGCGCCGGACGACGTCGTCGTCACCGTCATCGTCGCGAAGTCGCAGATCCGTGCGGCACGCCAGGCGTTCCCCGGCGCCGGCATCGCGGTCGGCGGGCGGGCGCGGCAGATCTTCGACGTCGCCGTCGCCCTCGGCGCGTTGACGACCTTCGCGCAGCTCTCCGCGCTCAACGCGAACGCTCCCCGCTGGGTCCTCGTCGACCCGGTGTCGCACGACGTCCGCTGGTCGCAGGCGGTTGTCAACCACCGCGCGTCGGCGATCGACCGCATCCTCCGCCGGTTCGAGAACCAGAGCACGTCGTGGCACGGCGGGGACGACCTCGTCCGGCTCGTCCGCACGACCGCGGGGACCGAGATCGACCCCGCGGCGCTCCGAGCCCGCTGGCACTCGGTGTCGGACATCGCCGAGGCGACCGGTCTCCTCGTGCACCGCGCGACGGTGTCGGTCCGCCGGCTCACGGCGCTGACCTTCGGGGCGCGCAACCCCCGCATCGCCGCGCGGCTCCGCGCGGTCATCGGCCGTGGCGCGTGACGCCGGCCGACGCGTGGCACTGACGACGTCACGTCCCGTGCGGGTGGCGACGTCACGTCCCGTGCGGGCGACGGCGCTCGTGCTGCTCGCGGTCTGGGCGCTCTACCAGTGCGGCTGGAACCTGCTCGGGCACAACGTCCACGGTGACGAGTCGATCTACGTCCGGGCCGGCTGGGCGTACCTGCACGGCGACTTCTCGGCGAACCGCGAGCACCCGCCGACGGCGAAGTACCTGTTCGGCCTGGCGCAGCTCGTGACCGGGCAGGGGGTGCTCGGCCCCCGGCTGCTCGTCGGCGCGCTCGTGCTGGCCGTGGGCGTCACGTTCTTCTGGTGGCTGCGCCGCGAGGTCGGCTTCTGGACCGGTCTGCTGGCCGCCGCGACGTGGCTCCTCACCCCGCGTGGCTTCCTCGGCACCCGGGTCGACCGGTACGCGCTGCTCGACCCGGTGATGATCGCGTTCGCGGTCCTCGCCCTCGCGGTCGCGTGGGCGTGGATCCGGACGGACCGGTGGTGGCTCGCGCCGCTCTCCGGTGTCCTCCTCGCGATGTCGGTGACGTCGAAGGTGTCCACGATCGTCCTGCTCCCGGCCTTCGTCCTGCTGCCCCTGCTCCACCGCCGACCGCGTCGCCTGCTCACTGGCGGCGTGGGTTGGCTGGTCGCGTTCGTCGTGACCGCGGTCGCCCTCTACGCGCCGATGGGGATCCGCTCCGCGATCACGTACATGGTGCGGTTCCAGGACGGCCAGAACGAACACGGGCACCCGATCAGCATCGCAGGACAGATCCACACCTTCGCGCCGTGGTGGGCGAACGCCTGGTTCCTGTGGACCGGCGTCGGCGCCGTCACCACCGTCGTCCTGGTCGTCGGGCTCGTGGCGGCCCTCGCGATCCGCCCCGACCGCCTGGTCGCCTACCTCGGCACCGCCCTCGCGCTGCTCGTCGTCTTCTACACGGTCGTCGCGCACATCGCCCTCGCCAACTACTACGCCGCCTGGATGCCGCTGCTGGTCGCCCTGTCGTCGATCGGTATCGGTCGACTGGCCACCGTGGTGCCGCGACCCGTCGGCCTGGTGGCGGCGGGTCTCCTCGTGCTCGCGCTCGTCGTGCCTGCCGTGGGTGAGAGCGTGACGGTCGCCCGGACGCACCCGAGCGGCATCGCGCTCGTGGACCGGTGGCTCGACGAGCACGGCCGCGCCTCCGGTGGCGTCCTGTTCGCCGCGGCGACCCCGACGCTGACGGACCCGTACTTCGCCGGGCGCGGGTCGATGGAACCCGACGACGGCCCGTTCGTCGCCGTCGTGGTCGGGAACGACCGCCGCTTCCCGCCGAGCGCCGCGGTGCGCTCCTTCCTCGAGGCGCAGGCCGACCGGCTGGACCGCACCGAGGTGGACGGGTTCGCCGTCTGGACGCCGCGGTCCGGCGTCGTCGAGGAGGCCGGGGACGAGCTGACGGTCCGGGGCTGAGCCGTCGCGGCATCCCGCTGCCGGACGCACACGCGCCTCCCTGCCGGCGAACCTGCGCGCCTGCGCGACTGCGCGACTGCGCGACTGCGCGCCTCCGCGCCTCCGCGCCGGTGGCGCCGGTGGCGCTCGATCAGGCGACCGCGTCGACCACCGGGCGGTGTCGGACCACCGCGGCGCCGTCCCAGGCACCGAGCAGGTGCAGCGTCGCCACACGGAACGCGAGCGCCCGCACCAGGAACTGCCGCCACTCCGGGATCCCCGCACCGAGTGCTGCGAGCCGGTCGGTCGGGACGCCGTGCCAGCACACCGCGTCGACCGCAGCGATCGCCAGTCCGGTCCCGGCCGGACGCCAGGTGGGCGGCCAGTCGATGATCGTCGGCGGCTGCCCCTCGGTGAACAGCACGTTGCCGAGCAGGTCGCCGTGGACCAGCTGCGGCGACGAACGGACCGGCCGGAACGCCGCACCGAGGCGCTGGAGCGTCGGGTCGTGGAGCATCGGCGCCTCGCCCCAGGCGATCCGGTCCGCGCGGCGCCAGGCGTCGTTCGGCGCGACGGTCTCGTCGCCCTCGTCGAGGAACGCGGGGCGGTCGAGGTGGGCGACCGCGCGGTGGAAGGCCGCACCCGCGCGGAGGACGTCCTCGACCCGGTGCTCGTCCGCGGCGCCGGGCACCCACTCCCACGCTTCCCAGGATCCGACCCGCCATCCCCCGTGGCGGGCGGCGACCGGGCGCGGGGTGCGGAACTCCGCGGTGTGTGGGAGCGTCGCGAGCACGGCGCTCCGCCAGTCGGTCACAACCCGCCCGTCGTGGGGCCGGAGCACGAGGTCGCCGGCGCGCCACGTCAGCCCGCGGCCACCCGCGAGCGGCCGGGGCCGCGCCTCCCCACCGCCGAAGGCCCGGAGGACCTCGACAGCGGGGGCGGCAGCGTCCGTGTCGTGCACGTGCCTACACGAGGCAGCGCGGCCCGAGCAGGCTCTTCAGCTCGCCGAACAGGTCGGGCGTCAGCGCCACCGGGAACGGCAGCTCGAACGTCCGTGCCACATCGTCCTTGAGGAGCTTCAACCGCACCTCGGTGTCGCCCTGGTGCCGTCCGAGCACGGCCGCGAGCTCCGTCACGGTCTGCGTGGTCGCCTGGCGCTCGGGCAGTGACAACGTCAGTGGCCCGGACCCCATCGCGTCGCCGACGTTCGGCTGGAACATGCTGACCGCGTGCAGCGCCTTGCCGTCGTCGCGCACGTTGACCCGGCCGCGCAGGACCACGATCGAGTCCGGCACGAGCGACGGGCCGAACTCCTGGTACGTCTTGCCCAGGAACATGACGCCGATCTGGCCGCCGAAGTCCTCGATGTCGACGATGCCGTACGGGTTGCCGCTCGTCTTCGCCACGCGGTGCTGCACGCTGGTGAGCAGGCCGGCGACCGTGACGGTCTCGCCCTCGACCGAGTCGTCCGCGACGAGCAGGTCCGCGATGGTGATCGACTGGTGCTTCGCGAGCTCGATCTCGAGCCCGGCGAGCGGGTGGTCGGAGACGTAGAGCCCGAGCATGTCCCGCTCGAACGCGAGCTTGTCGCGCTTGGACCACTCCGGACGCTCCGGCACCTGCGACACCGTCAGCGACGCCGGGTGCTCCTCGGCGACCTCGGCGAAGAGCGAGTCGAAGTCGAACCCGACGTTGCCGTGGGCCTCGTCGCGCTTCACCTTGACCGCCGCCTCGACGGCACCCTCGTGGATCTCGACCAGGGCACGGCGGCTGTCGCCGAACTCGTCGAACGCGCCCGCCTTGATGAGCGACTCGACGGTCCGCTTGTTCGCCGACGAGATCGGGATCTTGCGCAGGAAGTCGTGGAACGACTCGAACGCGCCCTTCTCGGTGCGGGCCTGGACGATGTCGTCGACGACGTTGAAGCCGACGTTGCGGATCGCGCCCATGCCGAAGCGGATGTCGTCGCCGACGGCCGCGAAGAAGCCGATCGATTCGTTGACGTCCGGCGGCATGACCTTGATGCCCATCCGGCGGCACTCGTTGAGGTACAGCGCGAGCTTGTCGCGGGCGTCCCCGACGCTGGTGAGCAGCGCGGCCATGTACTCGGCCGGGTAGTGCGCCTTGAGGTACGCGGTCCAGAACGACACCACGCCGTACGCGGCCGAGTGCGCCTTGTTGAACGCGTAGTCGGAGAACGGCAGCAGGATGTCCCACAGCGTCTTGATCGCCGCTTCGCCGTAGCCGTTGTCGACCATGCCCTGGTGGAAGCCGGCGTACTGCTTGTCCAGCTCGGACTTCTTCTTCTTGCCCATCGCGCGGCGGAGGATGTCCGCCTGGCCGAGCGAGAAGCCGGCGACCTTCTGCGCGATCGCCATCACCTGCTCCTGGTAGATGATCAGGCCGTACGTGCCGCCGAGGATCTCCGCCAGGGGCTCTTCGAGCTCCGGGTGGATCGGCGTGATCGCCTGCTCGCCGTTCTTGCGGAGCGCGTAGTTCGTGTGCGAGTTCGCACCCATGGGCCCCGGTCGGTACAGGGCGATCAGGGCGGAGATGTCCTCGAAGTTGTCCGGCTTCATCAGGCGGAGCAGGCCACGCATCGGCCCGCCGTCGAGCTGGAACACACCGAGGGTGTCACCGCGCTGCAGGAGCGCGTACGCCTCGGGGTCCTCGAGGCCCATCGTCTCGAGGTCGAGGTCGATGCCGCGGTTGGTCTTGATGTTGTCGAGGGCGTCGCTGATGATCGTGAGGTTGCGGAGCCCCAGGAAGTCCATCTTGATCAAACCGAGCGACTCCGCTGCCGGGTAGTCGAACTGCGTGACGATCTGGCCGTCCTGCTCCCGCTTCATGATCGGGATGATGTCGATCAGCGGGTCGCTCGACATGATGACGCCGGCCGCGTGCACGCCCCACTGGCGCTTCAGCCCTTCGAGGCCGAGTGCGGTGTCGAAGACGGTCTTCGCCTCGGGGTCGGTCTCGACGACCGTCCGGACGTCGACGGCTTCCTTGTAGCGCGGGTGGTCCTTGTCGAAGATCCCGGTGAGCGGGATGTCCTTGCCCATGACGGGCGGCGGCATCGCCTTCGTGAGCTTCTCGCCCATGCCGAAGGGGAACCCGAGGACGCGTGAGGAGTCCTTGAGTGCCTGCTTCGCCTTGATCGTGCCGTAGGTGACGATCTGCGCCACGCGCTCCGACCCGTACTTCTCGGTGACGTACTTGATCGCCTCACCGCGGCGCCGGTCGTCGAAGTCGACGTCGAAGTCGGGCATCGAGACGCGGTCCGGGTTGAGGAAGCGCTCGAAGATCAGGCCGTGCCGGATCGGGTCGAGGTCGGTGATGCGCATGGCGTACGCGACCATCGAACCCGCACCGGAGCCACGACCCGGACCGACCCGGATGCCGTTGTTCTTCGACCAGTTGATGAAGTCGGCGACGACGAGGAAGTACCCCGGGAAGCCCATCTGGTTGATGATGCCGACCTCGTAGTCGGCGCGCTCCTGGACGTCCTGCGGGATGCCGCCGGGGTACCGGTACTCCAGGCCCTTCGCGACCTCCTTCTCGAACCACGAGTGCTCGGTCTCCCCGTCGGGCACGGGGAACTTCGGCATGTAGTTCGCCGCGGTGTCGAACTCGACGTTGCAGCGCTCGGCGATGAGCAGCGTGTTGTCGCAGGCCTCGAGGTTGTCGCGGAAGACGTGGCGCATCTGCGCGGGGGTCTTCAGGTAGAACTCGTCGGCGTCGAACTTGAACCGGTTCGGGTCGTTCAGCGTGGACCCGGACTGCACGCAGAGCAGGGCCGCGTGCGAGGTGGCGTCGTGCGCGTGCGTGTAGTGCAGGTCGTTCGTGCCGACCAGCGGGATGTCGAGGTCCTTCGCCAGGCGGATGAGGTCGCTCATGATGCGCCGCTCGATCTCGAGCCCGTGGTCCATGACCTCGGCGAAGTAGTTCTCCTTGCCGAAGATGTCGCGGTAGTCGGCGGCGGCCTTGAGCGCCTCGTCGTACTGGCCGAGCCGCAGTCGGGTCTGGACCTCGCCCGACGGGCACCCGGTCGTGGCGATGATGCCCTCGTGGTGCTCCTGCAGGAGCTCGATGTCCATGCGCGGCTTGAAGTAGTAGCCCTCGAGCGAGGCCTTCGACGACAGCCGGAACAGGTTGTGCATGCCGGTGGTGTTCTCGGCGAACATCGTCATGTGCGTGTACGACCCGGCACCGGAGACGTCGTCACCGCCGCCGTCGCCCCAGCGGACACGGGTCTTGTCGGTGCGGTGCGTCCGCGGCGTGATGTACGCCTCGGTCCCGATGATCGGCTTGACGCCGCCGGCCTTCGCGGCCTTCCAGAACTCGAACGCCCCGAACATGTTGCCGTGGTCGGTCACCGCCACGGCCGGCATGCCCTGCGCGGCGGTCTCCGCCACGAGGTCGGAGAGCCTGGCGGCACCGTCGAGCATCGAGTACTCGCTGTGCACGTGCAGGTGGACGAAGGAGTCGGAATCCGACACGGAACCTCCGGTTCGTACGGTCTGCTGTGGGGTGGGGACAGCCTAACCGCGACCGGTGACCATCCCGAGCGTGTCGTCGGGACGACGGACGTCAGGCGGCGCGGATGCGGTCGAGCGCGCGCTGCAGGTCGTCCGGGTAGGACGCCTGGAACTCGACCCAGTCTCCCGTGCGCGGGTGCGCGAAGCCGAGGCGCACGGCGTCGAGCCACTGCCGGGTCAGGCCGAGCTCCTCGGCGAGCACCGGGTCCGCGCCGTACGTCGTGTCGCCGACCAGGGGGTGTCGCGTCGCCGCCATGTGCACGCGGATCTGGTGGGTGCGCCCGGTCTCCAGGTGCACCTCGAGCAGCGTCGCGGCGCGGAAGGCTTCGAGCGTCGCGTAGTGGGTCACGCTGGGCTTGCCGTCGGCCGTGACCGCGAACTTCCAGTCACTGGACGGGTGCCGTCCGATGGGCGCGTCGATCGTCCCCGTGGTCGGGTCCGGGTGCCCCTGCGCGAGCGCGTGGTAGACCTTCTCGACCGTGCGCTCCTTGAACGCCCGCTTGAGGTGCGTGTACGCCAGCTCGGTCTTCGCGACGACCATGAGCCCCGAGGTCCCGACGTCGAGTCGGTGCACGATCCCGGCGCGTTCGGCGGCGCCGGACGTGGCGATCGTGAAACCGGCCGCCGCGAGCCCACCGGGCACGGTCGGACCGTCCCACCCTGGCGACGGGTGCGCCGCGACCCCGACGGGCTTGTCGACGACGACGATGTCCTCGTCGTCGTGCACGACGGTCATGCCCGGCACGACGGCCGGCACGATGCGCGGTGGCTCCTTCGGGCTCCACTCGACCTCGAGCCAGGTGTCCGCGTGCAGGCGGTCCGACTTGTCGACCACGACGCCGTCGACCCGGACGCCGCCGGCGGCGACGACGTCGGCAGCGAAGGACCGGCTGAAGCCGAGGAGCTTCGCGATGGCGGTGTCGGCGCGCTCACCGGCGAGCCCGTCGGGGACGGGGAGGCTGCGGGACTCGGTCATGCGGTGTGCGTCACGTCGCGTCGTGGCCGAGGGCGTCGTGCCGACGGCCGTCGGGGGTGTGTCCGTCGCGGGTCGCGTCGTCGAGCGTGCCGTCGGCGGTCCGGGAGGCCCGTCCCGCGTCCGTCCCGTCCGCTGCGGTCGTGCCGTCGGTCGCGTCCGCAGCGGCAGCGTCACGCGCTGCCCGGGACTCGGACACCGACCGGGTGCCGTCGAGGTTCACCCCGAGGATCACGAGCAGGACGAACACGACCATGCTCACGCAGATGAACGTGTCGGCGACGTTGTAGATCGCCGGCATCATCCACGGCGTCGAGATAAAGTCCACGACGTGGCCCCGCCCGAAGCCGGGCTCACGGAAGAGCCGGTCGGTCAGGTTGCCGAGCGCGCCGCCGAGCAGCATGCCGAGCACGAGTGCCCACCACATCGAGCGGATGCGCCGGGCGTACACGACGATCGCCACGACCACGGCGGCCGAGATGATCGAGAACACCCACGTCATGTTCACCGCGAACGAGAACGCGGCGCCGGGGTTCCGGACCGACAGGAACTGCAGGGCGTTGCCGACCACCGGGACGACGACGCCCTCGGGCAGGTTCGCGACGACGAGCGCCTTCGTGCCCTGGTCGAGCGCCACCACCACGACAGCGGCGAAGGCCAGTGCCGCGATCGCGCGTGCACTGACCTTCGCTCGTGGGACGGGTCGGTCCAACGTCAGTTGCCGAAGCCCTGCGCCGAGGCCGGGGCCGGCGAGAAGCCGGACTGCTCGGTGCTGGCAGACGAGTCCAGCTCGGAGAGCTGGCTCTGGATGTAGCTCTTGAGCTGCGCACGGTAGTCGCGCTCGAAGGTGCGGAGCTCGTCGATCTTGCCCTCGAGCTGCGTGCGCTCCTGGTCGAGCACCGCGACGCGCTGGCGGTTCTGGTTCTCGGTGTCGGCGATGATCTGGCGCTGCTTGGCCTCGGCCTCGGAGACGAGGCGGGCGGCCTGGGCCTGACCCTCGGCGATGAGCGCGTCGCGCTTCTCGACGCCTTCGCGGACGTGCTCCTCGTGGAGACGACGCGCGAGCGTGAGGAGGTTCGTGGTGCCCTCGGTGTCCTCGTCCGGGTTGACCGTCGTGGTCGGCGCGGCGGCGGCGACCGGGGCCGGCTCGGGCGCTGCGGCGACGGGGGCCGGCTCGGGAGCGGGGGCCGGCGCGGGCTCGTCGTCCTTGGCGAGCGACGGCGCGGAGTCGGCCGACTGGAGGCGCTGCCGCAGCTCCTCGTTCTCCTGGTTCAGGCGACGCAGCTCGGCCACGATCTCGTCGAGGAAGTCGTCGACCTCGTCCTGGTCGTAGCCCTCGCGGAACTTGGTCGGCTGGAACCGCTTGTTGACTACGTCTTCCGGCGTCAAAGCCATTGCCGTCACCTCAATAGAACTGCTGAACGTGTGGAACCGGGGCCCTGCTGGCCGTCCGTGCTGAACGTACCAGCCCGGGTCCCGGTGCGGATGTCCCGCCGGAGCGGGGCATCGATCCCGACCACCGTACACCGCGGGCGGGTCCGAACCGTGTCGGAGCGCCGCGTGGCGCGTGTCGGGACGATGCGGATCAGACGAATCGGTAGGCCAGGGACTGGACCACGACGCGCAGGATGATCACGACGAGCATGACGATCGTCCACCCGAAGTCGAGCGCCACCGGCCCGAGCCGCAGCGGCGGCAGGACCCGGCGGACGGCCTTGATCGGCGGGTCCGTGACCGTGTAGACGAACTCCGCGACGACGAGCAGCACGCGCTGCGGTCGCCAGGAGCGGCTGAACGCCTGCACCATGTCGAAGGCGAAGCGCCCCCACATGATGAAGAAGTAGAGCGTGAGGAGTAAGGAGAGGATCGTGAAGATGAACACGGTTCGGCTCGCTCGTCTCGTGTGACCGGGGCCGGTGTGCGCCGGTCACGGGGCGGGTGGGCCTGGGTGCCGGACGGACGACCGGGGCCCGTCGGACCCCGGCGCCGAGCGGACGGCTCAGGACTGGGCGAAGAAGTTCGCCTCGATGTCGGACTCTACCTCAGCAGGCTCGCCGCTCACTGCGATGTGCGCGGGCGACAGGAGGAAGACCTTGTTCGTCACGCGCTCGATCTTGCCGTACAGACCGAGGGACAGCCCGCTGGCGAAGTCGATCATGCGGCGGGCGTCCGTCTCGGTCATCTGCGAGAGGTTGATGATGACGGGGATGCCGTCACGGAAGCTCTCGGCGATGGACTGGGCGTCCTTGTACTCGCGCGGGTGGACGGTGAGGATCTCGTTCATTTCCTGGACCGGGGTCGCCTTCTGTGCGGTCGTGTGCGAGCGGCGGAGCGGGGTGACCTGCGCGCCGCGCTGGGAGGTGTGCTGGGGCTTCGCGGGCGCCGACGGCGGGGTGGCCACGGGAGCGGCGGCCGCCGGGGCAGCGGCGGGGGCCGCGGCAGCGGGCGCCTCCTGCTGCGCGGCGGGCGCGGCGGCGGGCTGACGCGTCTGCGTCGGCGCGGCCGGCTGCTCGTCCTCGTACTCGAGTTCCTCGTCGGCGAGGCCGAGGTAGACCATCGTCTTCTTCAGGGGGTTGGCCATGGTTCCTCCGGGGGTCCGTGCTCGTTGGTGCCCTGTGTCGAGGCTAGGGCGCGTCCGGTCGTTTGCCGGTGATTGCGGTCCCGATCCGCAGGTGTGTCGCGCCCTCGGCGATCGCCTCGGCGTGGTCGCCGCTCATGCCGGCCGAGATGTCGGTCGCGGTGGGCTCGACCGTGCGGAGGCGCTCGGAGATCGTCCGCAGCCGGGCGAAGGCGGCACGCGGCTCCTCGTCGAGCGGTGCGACGGCCATGACCCCGCGCAGCCGCAGGGTCCCGGTCGCGAGGATCCGCTCCGCGAGTGCCTCGACCGCGTCCGGTGCGACGCCGCCGCGTCCGGGGTCGTCGGTCAGGTTCACCTGGACGAAGCCGTCGAGGACGCGCGGGTCCGGCTCGGCCTCGGTCGGGGCGAAGGCGTCGACGACGCTCGCACGGTCGAGGGACTGGACGACGTGGGCGTACCGACGCGCCTGCCGGGCCTTCTTCGACTGCAGCTGCCCGATGAAGTGCCAGGTGAGCGGCAGGTCGGCCAGTTCCGCGGCCTTGGCCTGCGCCTCCTGGTGGCGGTTCTCCCCCACGTCCGTCACACCGAGCCCGGCGAGCCGACGGACGAGCGCGGCGGGGTGGTACTTCGTGACGACGACGAGCGTCAGCTCGTCGGCCGTCCGTCCGGCGGCGCCGGCCGCGTCGGCGATGCTGCCGCGGACGGCGGCGAGCCGAGCCTCCAGCCCGGTGTCGGACTGGGCCCCGACCGCCGGTTCCGGAACGACGCGCAAGCGGCGTTCCGGCCGTGCCGGTTGGGAGAGGCTCGGCTCGCTCGGGTGCCCAGCGGTCACGATGCGCTCGTGCTCACGTGGGACCGACTCACTTCAGGAAGTCGGGGACGTCGAGTTCGTCGTCGTCGTCGAAGGCCGGGTCGGCGGCGCGCTGCGCCGGCGGCTCGTGCTCCTGCGAGGCCCAGGACGGCGTGCTGTGGCCGGAGTCCTCGATGCGGTTCGCGGACCCGGTGGCGACGGGCACGGTGGCGCCGGCGTCGGGGTCGACGTAGCTCGAGCGACGCTCCTGGTGCTGCTGCTGCGAGGGCTCGCCGCCGTCGAAGCCCGCCGCGATGACGGTCACGCGGACCTCGTCGCCGAGGGTGTCGTCGATGACCGCACCGAAGATGATGTTCGCTTCGGGGTGGACGGCCTCCTGCACCAGGCGGGCGGCGTCGTTGATCTCGAAGATGCCGAGGTTCGAGCCACCCTGGATCGAGAGCAGCACGCCGTGCGCTCCGTCGATCGAGGCCTCGAGCAGCGGCGACGCGACGGCGAGCTCGGCCGCCTTGATGGCTCGGTCGGCACCCCGCGAGGAACCGATGCCCATGAGGGCCGAACCGGCGCCCTGCATGACGCTCTTGACGTCCGCGAAGTCGAGGTTGATGAGACCGGGGGTCGTGATGAGGTCCGTGATGCCCTGGACACCGGCGAGGAGCACCTGGTCGGCGGTGGCGAACGCCTCGACCATGGAGATACCGCGGTCGGAGATCTCGAGCAGGCGGTCGTTCGGCACGACGATGAGCGTGTCGACCTCGTCCTTGAGGCTCGCGACGCCGTTCTCGGCCTGGGACTGCCGACGCTTGCCCTCGAAGCCGAACGGCTTCGTGACGACGCCGATGGTCAGCGCGCCGATGGACTTCGCGATGCGCGCGACGACGGGCGCGCCACCGGTGCCGGTGCCACCACCCTCACCCGCGGTGACGAAGACCATGTCCGCGCCGGCGAGGGCTTCCTCGATCTCCTCGGCGTGGTCCTCGGCGGCGCGACGGCCGACCTCGGGGTCGGCGCCGGCACCGAGACCACGGGTGATCTCGCGACCGACGTCGAGCTTGAC
The sequence above is drawn from the Curtobacterium sp. L6-1 genome and encodes:
- a CDS encoding ArnT family glycosyltransferase, yielding MATSRPVRATALVLLAVWALYQCGWNLLGHNVHGDESIYVRAGWAYLHGDFSANREHPPTAKYLFGLAQLVTGQGVLGPRLLVGALVLAVGVTFFWWLRREVGFWTGLLAAATWLLTPRGFLGTRVDRYALLDPVMIAFAVLALAVAWAWIRTDRWWLAPLSGVLLAMSVTSKVSTIVLLPAFVLLPLLHRRPRRLLTGGVGWLVAFVVTAVALYAPMGIRSAITYMVRFQDGQNEHGHPISIAGQIHTFAPWWANAWFLWTGVGAVTTVVLVVGLVAALAIRPDRLVAYLGTALALLVVFYTVVAHIALANYYAAWMPLLVALSSIGIGRLATVVPRPVGLVAAGLLVLALVVPAVGESVTVARTHPSGIALVDRWLDEHGRASGGVLFAAATPTLTDPYFAGRGSMEPDDGPFVAVVVGNDRRFPPSAAVRSFLEAQADRLDRTEVDGFAVWTPRSGVVEEAGDELTVRG
- the dnaE gene encoding DNA polymerase III subunit alpha, whose protein sequence is MLDGAARLSDLVAETAAQGMPAVAVTDHGNMFGAFEFWKAAKAGGVKPIIGTEAYITPRTHRTDKTRVRWGDGGGDDVSGAGSYTHMTMFAENTTGMHNLFRLSSKASLEGYYFKPRMDIELLQEHHEGIIATTGCPSGEVQTRLRLGQYDEALKAAADYRDIFGKENYFAEVMDHGLEIERRIMSDLIRLAKDLDIPLVGTNDLHYTHAHDATSHAALLCVQSGSTLNDPNRFKFDADEFYLKTPAQMRHVFRDNLEACDNTLLIAERCNVEFDTAANYMPKFPVPDGETEHSWFEKEVAKGLEYRYPGGIPQDVQERADYEVGIINQMGFPGYFLVVADFINWSKNNGIRVGPGRGSGAGSMVAYAMRITDLDPIRHGLIFERFLNPDRVSMPDFDVDFDDRRRGEAIKYVTEKYGSERVAQIVTYGTIKAKQALKDSSRVLGFPFGMGEKLTKAMPPPVMGKDIPLTGIFDKDHPRYKEAVDVRTVVETDPEAKTVFDTALGLEGLKRQWGVHAAGVIMSSDPLIDIIPIMKREQDGQIVTQFDYPAAESLGLIKMDFLGLRNLTIISDALDNIKTNRGIDLDLETMGLEDPEAYALLQRGDTLGVFQLDGGPMRGLLRLMKPDNFEDISALIALYRPGPMGANSHTNYALRKNGEQAITPIHPELEEPLAEILGGTYGLIIYQEQVMAIAQKVAGFSLGQADILRRAMGKKKKSELDKQYAGFHQGMVDNGYGEAAIKTLWDILLPFSDYAFNKAHSAAYGVVSFWTAYLKAHYPAEYMAALLTSVGDARDKLALYLNECRRMGIKVMPPDVNESIGFFAAVGDDIRFGMGAIRNVGFNVVDDIVQARTEKGAFESFHDFLRKIPISSANKRTVESLIKAGAFDEFGDSRRALVEIHEGAVEAAVKVKRDEAHGNVGFDFDSLFAEVAEEHPASLTVSQVPERPEWSKRDKLAFERDMLGLYVSDHPLAGLEIELAKHQSITIADLLVADDSVEGETVTVAGLLTSVQHRVAKTSGNPYGIVDIEDFGGQIGVMFLGKTYQEFGPSLVPDSIVVLRGRVNVRDDGKALHAVSMFQPNVGDAMGSGPLTLSLPERQATTQTVTELAAVLGRHQGDTEVRLKLLKDDVARTFELPFPVALTPDLFGELKSLLGPRCLV
- a CDS encoding RluA family pseudouridine synthase; translated protein: MTESRSLPVPDGLAGERADTAIAKLLGFSRSFAADVVAAGGVRVDGVVVDKSDRLHADTWLEVEWSPKEPPRIVPAVVPGMTVVHDDEDIVVVDKPVGVAAHPSPGWDGPTVPGGLAAAGFTIATSGAAERAGIVHRLDVGTSGLMVVAKTELAYTHLKRAFKERTVEKVYHALAQGHPDPTTGTIDAPIGRHPSSDWKFAVTADGKPSVTHYATLEAFRAATLLEVHLETGRTHQIRVHMAATRHPLVGDTTYGADPVLAEELGLTRQWLDAVRLGFAHPRTGDWVEFQASYPDDLQRALDRIRAA
- a CDS encoding glycosyltransferase family 2 protein; protein product: MSADRRAVTIVVPVYDDLPGLERCIGALLETVDFARDRVLLANDVGPNVDTVEARILELVGDHDGFEYVRNAENLGFVGNCNRAVLELDHTGNDVLLLNSDTVPMPGFLDEMTAVLGSEDTIGVVCARSDNATIASYPFARRNPRATVAPRRTRELHGRTKYLLPRYTVSPVAMGFCFLIRREMVDRFGLFDEVFSPGYGEENDFCLRINEHGFTAVLANRALVLHTGSTSFSGDRGPSLRLAHERILLERYPFYGGALALFLARYRDAVDVFADAFLPDDDVVRVALHLPAEVTDEVVARVRSTLAAAPDDVVVTVIVAKSQIRAARQAFPGAGIAVGGRARQIFDVAVALGALTTFAQLSALNANAPRWVLVDPVSHDVRWSQAVVNHRASAIDRILRRFENQSTSWHGGDDLVRLVRTTAGTEIDPAALRARWHSVSDIAEATGLLVHRATVSVRRLTALTFGARNPRIAARLRAVIGRGA